One window of Manihot esculenta cultivar AM560-2 chromosome 17, M.esculenta_v8, whole genome shotgun sequence genomic DNA carries:
- the LOC122722224 gene encoding uncharacterized mitochondrial protein AtMg00810-like, producing the protein MSRSNSDRSVFFRYNGDRCIYLVVYVDDIIITGNDHDGISQLKQHLFSHFQTKDLGKLKYFLGIEVVQSKIGITISQRKYALDILEETGMLDCRHVDTPMDPNVKLVPKQWEPLKDPARYRRLVGKLNYLTITRPDISFVVSMVSQFLQTPYSSHWDVVIRILRYIKGVPGHGLLYEDKGHS; encoded by the coding sequence atgtctCGAAGTAATTCTGATCGTTCCGTATTTTTTCGTTATAATGGTGATAGATGCATCTACTTggtggtctatgttgatgatattatcaTTACAGGAAATGATCATGATGGAATCTCTCAGCTTAAGCAACATTTATTCAGTCATTTTCAAACTAAAGATTTGGGAAAactgaaatatttcttgggaattgaAGTGGTACAATCTAAAATAGGTATTACAATTTCTCAACGAAAATATGCTTTGGATATATTGGAAGAAACAGGCATGTTAGACTGTAGACATGTGGACACTCCTATGGATCCAAATGTTAAGCTTGTTCCTAAACAGTGGGAGCCACTTAAAGATCCTGCTAGATACAGAAGATTAGTCGGCAAACTCAACTATCTCACTATCACACGACCAGATATTTCCTTTGTTGTAAGTATGgttagtcaatttcttcaaactCCATACAGTAGTCATTGGGATGTAGTCATtcgcattcttagatatatcAAAGGAGTTCCAGGACATGGTCTACTCTATGAGGACAAGGGTCACTCATAA